A window of Apodemus sylvaticus chromosome 9, mApoSyl1.1, whole genome shotgun sequence contains these coding sequences:
- the Cd70 gene encoding CD70 antigen isoform X1: MPEEGRPYPWIRWSGIAVQRLLPWLLVLIIAIFCWFHCGGHHSKQQQRLLEPSKIPIAELQLNLTGPRKDPTLRWGAGPALGRSFTHGPELEEGHLRIHQDGIYRLHIQVTLANCSSSGSTLQHRATLAVGICSPAAHSISLMRRHFREDCTVALQRLTHLARGDVLCTNLTLPLLPSRNVDETFFGVQWVYP; the protein is encoded by the exons ATGCCAGAGGAAGGTCGCCCTTACCCCTGGATCCGCTGGAGCGGGATCGCGGTCCAGCGCCTGCTGCCATGGTTGCTGGTGCTTATTATTGCGATTTTTTGTTGGTTCCACTGTGGCGGGCACCACAGTAAGCAGCAGCAGAGGCTGCTGGAGCCATCTAAG ATACCTATAGCTGAGTTACAGCTCAATCTCACAG GTCCTCGGAAGGACCCCACACTGCGCTGGGGAGCGGGCCCAGCCTTGGGAAGATCCTTCACACACGGACCAGAGCTGGAGGAAGGCCATCTGCGTATCCATCAAGATGGCATCTACAGGCTGCATATCCAGGTGACACTGGCCAACTGCTCTTCCTCAGGCAGCACCCTGCAGCACAGGGCCACCCTGGCTGTGGGCATCTGCTCCCCCGCTGCACACAGCATCTCCTTGATGCGCCGGCACTTCAGAGAGGACTGCACGGTGGCATTACAGCGCCTGACGCACCTGGCCCGAGGAGATGTCCTCTGCACCAACCTcaccctgcctctgctgccatcCCGCAATGTTGACGAGACTTTCTTCGGAGTTCAGTGGGTATACCCTTGA
- the Cd70 gene encoding CD70 antigen isoform X2 encodes MAKVHYTQAGRSNVEKRKIPIAELQLNLTGPRKDPTLRWGAGPALGRSFTHGPELEEGHLRIHQDGIYRLHIQVTLANCSSSGSTLQHRATLAVGICSPAAHSISLMRRHFREDCTVALQRLTHLARGDVLCTNLTLPLLPSRNVDETFFGVQWVYP; translated from the exons ATGGCCAAAGTACATTACACACAGGCAGGAAGAAGCAACGTGGAGAAGAGAAAG ATACCTATAGCTGAGTTACAGCTCAATCTCACAG GTCCTCGGAAGGACCCCACACTGCGCTGGGGAGCGGGCCCAGCCTTGGGAAGATCCTTCACACACGGACCAGAGCTGGAGGAAGGCCATCTGCGTATCCATCAAGATGGCATCTACAGGCTGCATATCCAGGTGACACTGGCCAACTGCTCTTCCTCAGGCAGCACCCTGCAGCACAGGGCCACCCTGGCTGTGGGCATCTGCTCCCCCGCTGCACACAGCATCTCCTTGATGCGCCGGCACTTCAGAGAGGACTGCACGGTGGCATTACAGCGCCTGACGCACCTGGCCCGAGGAGATGTCCTCTGCACCAACCTcaccctgcctctgctgccatcCCGCAATGTTGACGAGACTTTCTTCGGAGTTCAGTGGGTATACCCTTGA